The Caldicellulosiruptor obsidiansis OB47 genome segment AATGATTGGTGGGCTTGTGTTTGCGGTGCTGGAAGACAAAAAAGTAAATTATATAAAATTTGTTGTACCGTCAAGACTCAAGTTTGCAGTGTTTATTCCTGATTTTCAGCTATCAACAGAATATGCAAGAAATATTTTGCCAAAATACATTGAGTTTAAAGATGCTGTGTTTAACATTGGCAGAGCGGCGCTTTTTGCAAGCGCAATTACAACAGGAAACTATGAGCTTTTGCCCGCAGCAACACAGGATAGGCTTCACCAGCCTTACAGAAAAAAACTTATCCCCGACTTTGATAAAATTGTTAATCTGGCTTTAGAAGCTGGAGCAAAAGGAGCATTTTTGTCTGGTGCAGGGCCTTCTATAATTGCTCTTGTTGATGAAAATTATGAAATTTTTGAACAGAATGTCAAAAACGTACTTGCAAGTATTGAACTTTCGGCTAATTGGGACTTTATGATTTTAGAAGCCGACAATAGCGGCGCAACAGTTTTTTCTGTTCAGAGCACAAGTTTAAAAAGATAAAGTCAATCATTTAAAAGTGTAATATAATATTATCAAAGTAGTTTTATAAAACTTTTAGCCTATTGATATTACTTACATGGGAGGGAAAAATCTTGGGAATAGTTGTGCAAAAGTATGGTGGAACATCTGTTGCAGACAAAGAAAGAATATTTCGAGCAGCAAGGCGGGCAATTAGCGAGTACGAGAAAGGAAACAAGGTTGTAGTTGTTGTTTCAGCTCAAGGTGACACAACAGACGAGCTTATTGAAAAGGCAAAAGAGATAAATGAAAATCCTTCAAAAAGAGAAATGGATATGCTCCTTTCCACAGGTGAGCAAATTTCAATTGCACTTATGGCAATGGCAATTGAAAAGCTGGGGTATCCTGTTATATCGCTCACTGGCTGGCAAGCAGGAATAAAAACAGACAGCCACTATTCAAATGCGAGAATTGTTGAAATTGATACAGAAAGGCTCCAAAGAGAACTTGATAAGAGAAACATAGTTGTTGTTGCAGGTTTTCAAGGAATAAACAAGTACGATGATATAACCACGCTGGGGCGTGGCGGTTCTGATACCACAGCTGTAGCTTTGGCTGCCGCATTGAAAGCTGATAAATGCGAAATATATACAGACGTGGACGGGGTTTATACAGCAGACCCAAGAATTGTCCCAAATGCTTCAAAGCTCAAAGAAATCTCTTATGATGAGATGTTGGAGCTTGCTACACTTGGGGCAAAGGTTTTGCATAACAGGTCTGTAGAACTTGCAAAAAAATATAATATTCCTCTTGTTGTAAGATCATCTTTTAATGATAATGAAGGAACAATTGTAAAGGAGGTAAATTCGGTGGAAAAGCTTTTAGTATCCGGCGTTGCGTGCGATAAGGATATTGCAAGGGTTGCAGTGATTGGAGTTGAAAATGTTCCAGGCAAGGCATTTCAGATATTTTCACTTTTGGCAAAAGAAAATATAAATGTTGACATAATTTTGCAGTCAATTGGAAGAGAAAAGACAAAGGATATATCCTTTACAGTATCAAAGAGCAACTTAAAACAGACACTTGATGTTTTGACAAAGAATTTGCACGTAATTGGTGCAAAGGATATAACATATGCTGATAATGTCGCAAAGGTATCTATTGTAGGTGCTGGAATGGTCAACAATCCAGGCGTTGCTGCAATGATGTTTGAAGCACTCTATGATGCAGGTATCAACATTGAAATGATTTCAACATCAGAAATCAAGATTTCAGTTTTAATTGATGAAAAGGATGCAGACAAAGCTGTCAGAGCTATACATGACAAGTTTAAACTTCACCTTCTGAACAGTAATGGGAAATAAAAATAAGCAAGAGGGGCTGAGCAAAGTTGTAAATTATCAGCCCCTCTTCTTTTTATTTTATTATCTTCTTGATTCTATTAATAAACTCCAAAAACACAATTCCCGGCTCTTCAAGATCAGAAAACCATCTTTTTACCCATTCAAAAGAAATATAACCGCTGTAGCCTTGCTGCAAAAGAAGATCTATGGCCTTTTCAATAGGCACATCACCCTCGCCTATCATCTTAAATACAAGCTTGCCATTTTCAATCTTTGAGTCTTTTATATGAACATGCTTTATATATCCTTTCAAATTGCTAAAAGTTTCTTCAATATTCTCCTTAAAAAACCTGAAAGGATGGTGAATATCCCACACAACACCAACATTCTCATATGGTACATCTTCAAGCAATTCAGCAAGCCTTTTTGACTCTGCCCACACGCCATTTGTTTCAATCAAAATGTCAACATCATACTCTTTTGCCATGTCGCACAGCTTGCAAAGCATCTCTTTTACAAATTCCTCATCGATATTTTCTCCAGGTGTTATCCACCTATCACCTAAAACCCTTATGTATTTGCAAGAAAGCTCTTTAGCAAGTTCAATATGCGCTTTTGCAGACTTTAATATGTTTTCTTGGTAAGATTTTTCAAATATATAACATGATGTTGCCAAACATGAAATCTCCAAATTCAGTTCTTTTAACCTCTTTTTTGTCAGTGGCAAGTTTTCAGGAGCAAAAGGTTCTGCTTTATATACTTCAAGTTCATCTCCAAGTCCTCTCAGTTCAATACCGTCATATCCAAAGTCTTTGGCAGCAGCTAAGATCTCATCCCAGGTAAAGTTAGGACATCCTACTGTTGAAAAGCCAATCTTCATTAAATTGTATTTCCTCCTTCGCAAAAATGCTGTTTTTAATATTTTACTACTTTGTTTTTGTTATGAAAAGCCATTTGTAAAATTCTATTGACATTTGATTTTGAAGAAATTTATAATTAAACTAAAGTTGTTTTTTTAGGAGTGAAAGATGTTGAAGGATATCTTTATAGACGATTTTCAATATGTTGTCGATGAACTTTTGATACGAAACAAAAGTATACTTGATAGCCTTACAAAGTTTTCTGAATCGGCAGCACGTGTCAACAGAAGCATAATAAAATCGGTCACAAACTGTGGATGCATAAGAATAAATGCTAAAAAACAGGAGATTCCTATAGATGTGAGCTTGAAAGAAGCAAAAAAGTACCTCAAAACACATGTTGAAGGACAGCTTTGTGAAAATTGTAGAGATCTGATTGAAAAAGAGATTGGAAGCACATTATTTTATTTAGCTTCAATCTGCAACACTTTAGATTTGAACCTGTATGATATCATAATCAAAGAAATTGAGAGAATGAAGACACTGGGAGAATTTAACTTAAGGTAAGATGCCAGTTTTTAAAACGGACAAAAATATACAAGCCGCCATATTTACAAACACCATATGGCGGCTTTAAAAGTAAAAAAGGAGTGGAAAAAGATGGCTGATGAGTTCAACGAAATACATACCCTTGCCCAAAACAAGCTCATAATCTTATTTTTCTTAAGTAAGATAAACATTCCCATTCCTATCCAGCAGCTTGACGAGTTTGTCCTCTCAACAAAGTACATGAACTTTTTTGAATACCAGCAGTATCTCAAAGAACTGGAAGCTCAAAAGCTAATTCATAAATATGATGATGAGATCAGAACGTATATTGAGATATCACAAACTGGTAGAGATGTCCTAAACATTCTTTTGGATTTGCTTCCAAAAGCTATAGTCGAGGAAGTAGAAGAATACATAAAAAAGAATTATAGAAAGATTAAACTCAATACAGAAATCTATTCTGATTATAAAATTCTCAGCCCGACCGAATACATAGTTATATGTTCTCTTCGTGAGGGAAACAGTGTCTTATTTGAAATAAAAGTAAATGTACCACATGTTGAGATTGCAAAAAGGATTTGTAAAAATTGGAATAAAAATGCTGAAACAGTATATAGATTACTTTTTGAAAACCTAGCACGAAATCATGAAGAGCCTGAAAAAGAATAGTAGAATATATAAAAAACAAAAAAGCAAGTCTTTTTAAAGACTTGCTTTTATTTTTAAAATTGGTGGGCCCTTAGGGATTCGAACCCCAGACCAACCGGTTATGAGCCGGCCGCTCTACCAGCTGAGCTAAAGGCCCTTAATAAAATTGGCTCCCCGGGTAGGATTCGAACCTACGACCCTCCGGTTAACAGCCGGATGCTCCACCGCTGAGCTACCGAGGAACCTCTCTTTCTTTTTGTCTTCGGCGTCTTCTGTTTCCCGCCGTCGACATTATTTATTATACTTATAAAAGATTTTTTGTCAATATCCTTTTTAAAAAATTTTTGTTGTAATATTTTGGAAAGCATTCCCTACAAAACTCTTATTTTTCTTTCTTTCTTCTTCAAAAACGGGTATAATTAAATAACAAACGTAACAAAGCATTTAAAAAAGATTTGTTATTTCAGCAAGGTGAGTCGTATGATAAGATGTGCAAAGTTTTCTGACCTTCCCCAGATAGCACAAATTTTCAGAGAAGCTTTT includes the following:
- the thrB gene encoding homoserine kinase; translation: MISVKVPASSANLGAGFDCMGVALKLYNIIEVEEIEKGLIITSSPDDPSIAKDENNLVFKAMKTVFDEVGWYPRGLRINLINEIPLTRGLGSSAACISGGIYAANLLCGGKLSEEEMIYLAAKMEGHPDNSTPAMIGGLVFAVLEDKKVNYIKFVVPSRLKFAVFIPDFQLSTEYARNILPKYIEFKDAVFNIGRAALFASAITTGNYELLPAATQDRLHQPYRKKLIPDFDKIVNLALEAGAKGAFLSGAGPSIIALVDENYEIFEQNVKNVLASIELSANWDFMILEADNSGATVFSVQSTSLKR
- a CDS encoding aspartate kinase yields the protein MGIVVQKYGGTSVADKERIFRAARRAISEYEKGNKVVVVVSAQGDTTDELIEKAKEINENPSKREMDMLLSTGEQISIALMAMAIEKLGYPVISLTGWQAGIKTDSHYSNARIVEIDTERLQRELDKRNIVVVAGFQGINKYDDITTLGRGGSDTTAVALAAALKADKCEIYTDVDGVYTADPRIVPNASKLKEISYDEMLELATLGAKVLHNRSVELAKKYNIPLVVRSSFNDNEGTIVKEVNSVEKLLVSGVACDKDIARVAVIGVENVPGKAFQIFSLLAKENINVDIILQSIGREKTKDISFTVSKSNLKQTLDVLTKNLHVIGAKDITYADNVAKVSIVGAGMVNNPGVAAMMFEALYDAGINIEMISTSEIKISVLIDEKDADKAVRAIHDKFKLHLLNSNGK
- a CDS encoding sugar phosphate isomerase/epimerase family protein, with the protein product MKIGFSTVGCPNFTWDEILAAAKDFGYDGIELRGLGDELEVYKAEPFAPENLPLTKKRLKELNLEISCLATSCYIFEKSYQENILKSAKAHIELAKELSCKYIRVLGDRWITPGENIDEEFVKEMLCKLCDMAKEYDVDILIETNGVWAESKRLAELLEDVPYENVGVVWDIHHPFRFFKENIEETFSNLKGYIKHVHIKDSKIENGKLVFKMIGEGDVPIEKAIDLLLQQGYSGYISFEWVKRWFSDLEEPGIVFLEFINRIKKIIK
- a CDS encoding DUF4364 family protein, coding for MADEFNEIHTLAQNKLIILFFLSKINIPIPIQQLDEFVLSTKYMNFFEYQQYLKELEAQKLIHKYDDEIRTYIEISQTGRDVLNILLDLLPKAIVEEVEEYIKKNYRKIKLNTEIYSDYKILSPTEYIVICSLREGNSVLFEIKVNVPHVEIAKRICKNWNKNAETVYRLLFENLARNHEEPEKE
- a CDS encoding nucleoside triphosphate pyrophosphohydrolase family protein, yielding MLKDIFIDDFQYVVDELLIRNKSILDSLTKFSESAARVNRSIIKSVTNCGCIRINAKKQEIPIDVSLKEAKKYLKTHVEGQLCENCRDLIEKEIGSTLFYLASICNTLDLNLYDIIIKEIERMKTLGEFNLR